From the Candidatus Brocadia sp. genome, the window GGCTGGATGTCATTTGGAAGGCATCGCTCCCATCGGGACCTATGCTAATTGTCGCCAACCATCCTAGTTGCTCTGATCCCATCTATCTGGCATCGATCTTTCCCCACCCCGTCAAAATTCTCATCACCGATAAACCCTTCCATATCCCTGTGATAGGTGGACTTCTGCGACGATTGGGACAAGTGCCGGTGCCATCTGGAAAAGGTCGAGTTGCATTCGATTCAGCGCGGCGACTACTTGAGGCAGGTTGCTCAGTTGCTCTGTTCCCGGAGGGGTGTGTTAGCCCGCAAGAAGGAGGTTTTCACCCCCTACGCACAGGTGCAGCCCGCCTGGCGTTGCTCACAGGCGTGCCTGTCGTGCCGATTGGCATCTATCTGGACCGAGGGCGCAACTATGCCATCACCTCGACTGTTGCAGGGAAACGAACCATTGGGTACTGGTGCCTGCGCGGGACGTACAGTATAACTGTGGGACCGGCGGTGAATTATGAAGGTAATGTTGAGCACAGACCCAATGTGGCAACCGTATCGAACAAGATCATGCAGCAAATAACTCAACTGAGCCTGGAAAGTGAGCAAAGAGCAAGGGGAAGCAAGCAGTTTTCTATAGATGGGCAGAGACAGGCAGTGTTTGTAAATAGCCCTAAAGTAAGGTCAAACATTATCAGGCTGTCCTAGAACAGGCAATATCAAAGATGCGCCCCCAATCCCTTAGCCGTTCTATTTCCATATTTTCCTTATTTTGAGTTTACCATCCACGTGCATCTTTTTTTTGATTCCATCTTTAACGCCATGCTCTTACTTCCCATACTCCCTCAGTATTCTTCAAAACTTCGTTATGATA encodes:
- a CDS encoding 1-acyl-sn-glycerol-3-phosphate acyltransferase, whose translation is MPQELTYTISRTIIRIYTRLMLRLDVIWKASLPSGPMLIVANHPSCSDPIYLASIFPHPVKILITDKPFHIPVIGGLLRRLGQVPVPSGKGRVAFDSARRLLEAGCSVALFPEGCVSPQEGGFHPLRTGAARLALLTGVPVVPIGIYLDRGRNYAITSTVAGKRTIGYWCLRGTYSITVGPAVNYEGNVEHRPNVATVSNKIMQQITQLSLESEQRARGSKQFSIDGQRQAVFVNSPKVRSNIIRLS